Proteins co-encoded in one Candidatus Nitrosacidococcus tergens genomic window:
- a CDS encoding efflux transporter outer membrane subunit, which yields MSRHNTCDKKRYQKVHILISCFSNFRIFIQNSCIFLSALLLTGCINGAMSIDLAPGYKPEEFILPDSWRGSGPFAKANPSDGEIRPDWWKLYEDPTLDELEAQAMEANPDLHAAAERFMQARDMMMKSYSKLIPQIGWGFDASGNRQSDDALWRGIGEHSEMGTSMFTGGAGWEPDFFSRIRNRTRIEIYHAEELAAAYALVRLGIQAELASNYYLLRGLDGQEAIYDQSIDYYKKLLGLVTDRFVGALAPRIDITRTQYLLYSTEARQLAVRRERQVTEHAIAVLVNQSPSTFSVAPIEQFPNIDFKLPTHLPSTLLERRPDIAASERKMAQANRVIGIARAAFYPHVNFSMLGGFEGGFNLFEVASSLWSYGLELALPIFNGGYRRAQVQQTWSAYRQTVDEYRSTVLNAFREVENDLSRTTLITAEMRKLEDSVKAAVETQNLTASLYTGGLATSLDLLLAQIQTLDSRIDLVEAKSRMARSTVDLVRSLGGGWNRNGLPTDKEIQPMEVLQYTDLDKAPQAGDVKVPATKNGDYNKAYSDLSHPVPISPNNATPKPVLQKEKISDQGTILRQEQPAIKEVNQ from the coding sequence ATGAGTAGACACAATACTTGTGATAAGAAAAGATATCAAAAAGTTCATATTTTAATATCTTGCTTTTCTAATTTTCGCATCTTTATTCAGAATAGTTGCATATTCTTATCTGCACTTCTCTTAACTGGCTGCATCAACGGTGCTATGAGTATCGATTTAGCACCTGGTTATAAACCTGAAGAATTTATTCTTCCGGACTCTTGGAGAGGGTCTGGTCCATTTGCTAAAGCTAATCCTTCTGATGGAGAAATACGCCCTGACTGGTGGAAACTCTATGAAGATCCCACATTAGATGAGCTTGAAGCTCAAGCGATGGAGGCTAATCCAGACTTACATGCTGCTGCTGAGCGGTTTATGCAAGCTCGGGATATGATGATGAAAAGTTACTCCAAACTCATACCTCAAATAGGTTGGGGATTTGATGCATCAGGTAATAGACAATCTGATGATGCCCTGTGGCGAGGTATAGGGGAGCACTCTGAAATGGGTACCTCTATGTTTACAGGAGGTGCAGGCTGGGAGCCAGACTTTTTCTCAAGAATTCGTAATAGAACCAGAATTGAGATTTATCATGCTGAAGAGCTAGCCGCTGCTTATGCTTTAGTACGTCTAGGTATACAAGCTGAACTTGCAAGTAATTACTATTTATTGCGGGGCTTAGATGGGCAAGAAGCTATTTACGATCAATCTATTGATTACTATAAAAAATTACTTGGTCTTGTTACAGATAGGTTTGTCGGTGCCCTTGCTCCAAGAATTGATATTACTCGTACTCAGTACTTACTCTATAGTACTGAAGCCAGACAATTGGCTGTTCGTAGAGAGCGCCAAGTTACAGAACATGCCATTGCCGTATTAGTTAATCAATCACCCTCTACCTTTTCTGTTGCTCCTATAGAGCAATTTCCTAATATTGACTTTAAATTACCAACTCATCTTCCTTCTACTTTACTTGAAAGACGACCAGATATTGCTGCCTCTGAGCGCAAAATGGCACAAGCAAACCGAGTGATTGGTATCGCTCGCGCTGCTTTTTATCCCCATGTAAATTTTAGTATGTTAGGCGGATTTGAAGGAGGATTTAATTTATTTGAGGTAGCCAGCAGCCTTTGGTCTTATGGCTTAGAACTTGCTTTACCTATTTTTAATGGAGGTTATCGTCGAGCTCAAGTACAACAAACTTGGTCTGCTTATCGACAAACCGTTGATGAATATCGCTCCACTGTGTTAAATGCGTTTCGAGAAGTAGAAAATGATCTCAGTAGAACTACCCTAATTACTGCTGAGATGAGGAAACTAGAAGACTCAGTAAAAGCTGCAGTAGAAACCCAAAATCTAACTGCCAGTCTTTACACCGGCGGATTAGCCACCAGTCTTGATTTGCTCCTTGCTCAAATTCAAACCTTAGATTCTCGAATTGATTTAGTAGAGGCGAAATCAAGAATGGCTCGATCTACGGTAGATCTTGTACGTTCTTTAGGTGGTGGGTGGAATCGCAACGGATTACCTACAGATAAAGAAATACAGCCTATGGAAGTCCTGCAATACACTGACTTAGATAAGGCTCCTCAAGCGGGTGATGTAAAAGTACCTGCTACTAAAAATGGGGACTATAACAAAGCTTATAGTGATCTTTCCCACCCTGTTCCTATTTCTCCTAATAACGCAACACCAAAACCAGTGTTACAAAAAGAGAAAATTTCTGATCAAGGAACCATCCTCAGACAGGAACAACCTGCTATTAAAGAGGTTAATCAATGA
- a CDS encoding MFS transporter produces the protein MAKSKIVFSKRLRGWRFVLFNFALSLGNICVAFMGPSYLAIEPHAAGDLEGTFVSFLAWSQTNFMLAMALGFPIGRTLAERYGAYRVYIVSFLVFAVASYFCAVSPGYLEFLYSRILLGFSGGITFLIGQELILNECSPKTKILGVIGWGILSLIPFGIAPPVGGWLADEVNWRYIFYINGFLALIPAGLVGALLYDRGFHRIYHRFDFVGFLLYAAVMYGIQNILNLGNDFDWFESPFVRRILILTLIALPFLIIWIKDRRHPIIDLNLFRYRSFTVGMISILLGFFVAQGLISLMTVQLQTLMDYSSTLAGLEFLPIVILAIPTAIGMALFSKYVDPRLLACLSLLGFSAVCYWIGMYDQPGWYEQIFWPLFFMGFFLAALLGPLTVIILRGLSNLELLRAAEMLNMFRIALGGMGITSQGIILYRREFYHQLHLANHFGGRQYASYDVLEQFSNQLEKIGVASGAIAARAGRLIVQEANILAMADAYLIGSYALIGLAAFIWLVPSNKSSAPLVNQEELVEEEIGVADEAEIVNKTTN, from the coding sequence ATGGCTAAGTCAAAAATAGTCTTCTCTAAGCGTCTTCGTGGCTGGCGTTTTGTACTTTTTAATTTTGCTCTAAGCCTTGGAAATATATGTGTGGCCTTTATGGGGCCAAGCTATCTTGCCATTGAGCCTCATGCCGCTGGTGATTTAGAGGGAACCTTTGTAAGTTTTCTAGCTTGGTCGCAGACAAACTTTATGCTTGCCATGGCACTTGGATTTCCAATTGGTCGTACCCTTGCAGAGCGTTATGGAGCTTACCGGGTTTATATCGTTTCTTTTTTAGTATTTGCAGTTGCTTCTTATTTTTGTGCGGTTAGTCCTGGGTACTTAGAGTTTCTATATAGTCGGATTTTACTTGGGTTTTCTGGAGGTATTACTTTCCTTATAGGTCAAGAGCTTATCTTAAATGAGTGCTCTCCTAAAACAAAGATTTTAGGAGTGATTGGATGGGGGATTTTAAGTCTCATTCCCTTTGGGATTGCCCCACCTGTAGGAGGTTGGCTTGCTGATGAAGTCAATTGGCGCTATATATTCTATATTAATGGGTTTCTAGCCCTTATTCCTGCGGGACTTGTAGGTGCTTTATTGTATGATCGTGGATTTCACCGCATTTATCATCGATTTGATTTTGTAGGCTTTCTTTTATATGCAGCTGTAATGTATGGAATCCAAAATATTTTAAACTTAGGCAATGATTTTGATTGGTTTGAATCTCCATTTGTTCGTCGTATTCTCATTCTTACCTTGATCGCACTACCTTTTCTGATTATTTGGATCAAAGATAGACGCCACCCTATCATTGATTTAAATTTATTTAGATATCGATCTTTTACCGTTGGAATGATCAGTATTTTGTTAGGCTTTTTCGTTGCCCAAGGATTGATTTCCTTAATGACCGTTCAACTTCAAACCTTAATGGATTATTCATCTACTCTTGCCGGTCTTGAGTTTTTACCCATTGTGATTTTAGCTATTCCAACTGCCATTGGAATGGCTCTATTTAGTAAATATGTAGATCCGAGATTACTCGCCTGTCTTAGCTTACTTGGTTTTTCTGCAGTATGTTATTGGATTGGCATGTATGACCAGCCTGGTTGGTACGAGCAAATTTTTTGGCCCCTCTTTTTCATGGGGTTTTTCTTAGCTGCCTTGTTAGGACCCCTAACAGTAATTATTCTCCGTGGGCTTTCTAATTTAGAACTATTAAGAGCTGCAGAAATGCTAAATATGTTCCGAATTGCTCTTGGTGGTATGGGGATTACTTCCCAAGGAATTATTCTCTATCGCCGGGAATTTTACCATCAGCTCCATTTAGCAAATCATTTTGGAGGAAGACAATATGCCTCTTATGATGTACTTGAGCAGTTTTCTAATCAGCTTGAAAAAATTGGGGTAGCCTCTGGAGCAATTGCTGCAAGAGCAGGTAGATTAATAGTGCAGGAAGCAAATATTTTAGCAATGGCAGATGCTTACTTAATTGGATCCTATGCGCTTATAGGGCTTGCTGCTTTTATTTGGTTAGTACCTTCTAATAAATCATCTGCACCTCTAGTGAATCAAGAAGAGTTAGTAGAAGAAGAAATAGGAGTTGCCGATGAAGCAGAGATTGTTAATAAAACAACTAATTAA
- a CDS encoding efflux transporter outer membrane subunit, with amino-acid sequence MFTQATLLENVRNYFSIIIGCILLTDGCGWIPAKKYQAQYIEPFDVKNTIARNHRREEVFPDWPQDHWWEEFKSSELNELIDIALADNPGLRAVAERLQVTNAAVRVESARLLPFLEAEAVFKSERLVEATDVVGVNPLPGGEIEFDPNIGADIRSNLGGGFETEFNPPDGEQETITLGEINPIGLRYQLDFWGENRTRVEEALGQAMAMEAELAHMRLTLTTAIARAYFQGLATYQQLNLLHDMIGLRQDLLDLAKIRVQLGIDDFRSVVEAAANLEEIYKQEAETKDLLAFYQYLIAKLIGHGSDAGENLFIDSTVTTPQGIPLPDTIPSGLLTHRPDLAAAMFRAQAAAKTVQVAKIQFLPTIDLRSFTDINATTLVEDTGSLPRTLFSRPSLSYGGGVGLRLPWFQGGRLRAVLEAQRAEYNNAVETYNDTLLNALKEIATSLNTWHQTRKILESQHRLLVSIKENWYLSQVNLQTGLDDRRNSLEHQYAVLDQKFDLRGIEADELTAMISLIEALGGGYPYYIDTQEISTKIEQKNRMQRSAQLIN; translated from the coding sequence ATGTTTACTCAAGCCACTTTATTAGAAAATGTGCGAAACTATTTCAGTATAATTATAGGTTGTATACTGCTTACTGATGGATGCGGCTGGATTCCAGCAAAAAAATATCAAGCTCAATATATAGAACCTTTCGATGTAAAAAATACAATTGCTCGAAATCATCGTAGAGAAGAAGTTTTTCCAGACTGGCCGCAAGATCATTGGTGGGAAGAATTTAAAAGCTCAGAACTAAATGAGCTTATTGATATTGCATTAGCAGATAATCCAGGGCTTAGAGCAGTCGCTGAACGGTTACAGGTGACTAATGCAGCAGTACGTGTTGAAAGTGCAAGGTTACTTCCCTTCTTAGAAGCAGAAGCAGTGTTCAAATCAGAACGCTTAGTTGAGGCTACTGATGTAGTTGGAGTGAATCCCTTACCTGGAGGAGAGATTGAATTTGATCCAAATATAGGAGCAGATATTAGATCTAATTTAGGCGGTGGATTCGAAACTGAATTTAATCCACCCGATGGCGAACAAGAAACAATTACTTTAGGTGAAATAAATCCTATAGGACTTCGTTATCAGCTAGATTTTTGGGGAGAAAATCGTACCCGGGTAGAAGAAGCACTAGGGCAGGCAATGGCAATGGAAGCAGAGCTTGCCCATATGCGATTAACCTTAACAACAGCCATTGCCCGTGCTTATTTTCAGGGATTAGCTACTTATCAACAGTTAAATTTGCTCCATGATATGATAGGTCTTCGTCAAGATCTTTTAGATCTGGCTAAGATTAGAGTACAACTAGGAATCGATGATTTTAGATCAGTAGTAGAGGCAGCAGCTAATCTTGAGGAAATTTATAAACAGGAAGCAGAAACCAAAGACTTACTTGCATTTTACCAATATCTCATTGCTAAATTAATCGGACATGGTTCAGATGCAGGAGAAAATCTTTTTATTGATTCAACAGTCACTACTCCTCAAGGTATCCCATTACCTGATACTATACCTAGTGGACTTCTAACCCATCGCCCTGACTTAGCAGCGGCTATGTTCCGTGCTCAAGCAGCAGCAAAAACAGTTCAAGTAGCTAAGATTCAGTTTTTACCTACTATTGATTTACGCAGTTTCACTGACATTAATGCAACAACACTTGTTGAAGATACAGGATCATTGCCACGCACTTTATTTTCAAGGCCTAGCTTATCCTATGGAGGAGGTGTTGGTCTCAGATTACCTTGGTTTCAAGGAGGTCGGCTTCGAGCAGTGCTAGAAGCACAGCGTGCTGAATATAATAACGCAGTAGAAACCTATAATGATACATTACTTAATGCATTAAAAGAGATTGCAACAAGTTTAAATACTTGGCATCAAACTCGAAAAATTTTGGAATCTCAGCATCGCCTTCTTGTTTCAATAAAAGAGAATTGGTATTTAAGCCAAGTTAATCTGCAAACAGGCTTAGATGATCGCCGAAATTCCTTAGAGCACCAATATGCTGTATTAGATCAGAAGTTTGATTTAAGGGGTATTGAAGCTGATGAACTTACTGCTATGATTAGCCTCATTGAAGCATTAGGAGGTGGTTACCCTTATTATATTGATACTCAAGAAATCAGTACTAAAATAGAGCAAAAAAATAGAATGCAAAGATCAGCTCAACTTATCAATTAA
- a CDS encoding HlyD family secretion protein: MSTTPSRIHPKAIRARRNRRLGLFTLTILAIAIIYAGYWWFYARFWIWTDNAFVTGNLIPLEAQAHGIITQVLTEETQIVKKGDLLITLDAHVAQADLGRTQGRLGETVRKVAGLFAQRREVEQRLQSRSAQLALVRHDVIRYRKALPSGAISKQILQNAVDNMNSLQADVMEIQSQLDAIVSQVGKTTIREHPSVITAKNEMISAYLEYVRQNLLAPSTGLVAKRKAQVGDRVMPGNLLLTIVPLDHVWVEVNVRETELRQIRPGQSVLVYVDTYGDHYTYHGTVEGIVPGTGAVFALLPPDNAVGNFIHIVQRVPVRIGLPREELLQHPLRLGLSTITHIHVSEKAQPLISSTADYSTQEYKTNIYDNELIDAEAMAKGIIDSNIAVEGLDEEVDMT, encoded by the coding sequence ATGAGTACAACACCCTCTAGAATTCACCCCAAAGCAATTCGTGCTAGGCGTAATCGTAGATTAGGGCTATTTACCCTAACTATACTAGCAATTGCAATTATTTATGCAGGCTACTGGTGGTTTTATGCACGCTTTTGGATATGGACAGATAATGCATTTGTGACCGGTAACCTTATCCCTTTGGAAGCCCAAGCCCATGGAATTATTACGCAAGTATTAACTGAAGAAACTCAAATTGTAAAAAAGGGTGATTTGTTAATTACTTTAGATGCACACGTAGCACAAGCTGATTTAGGTCGTACCCAAGGTAGGCTTGGAGAAACAGTGCGTAAAGTTGCTGGCCTTTTTGCTCAAAGACGAGAAGTGGAGCAAAGACTTCAGTCTCGATCAGCACAGCTTGCATTAGTACGCCATGACGTTATTCGTTACCGTAAAGCACTGCCTAGCGGAGCAATTTCTAAACAAATCCTCCAAAATGCAGTGGATAACATGAATTCGCTGCAAGCAGATGTCATGGAAATTCAATCCCAGCTGGACGCAATCGTTTCTCAAGTAGGAAAAACTACGATACGTGAGCACCCCTCAGTCATAACTGCTAAAAATGAGATGATCAGTGCCTACCTTGAATATGTACGACAAAATCTACTAGCACCTTCAACTGGGTTGGTTGCTAAGCGCAAAGCCCAGGTTGGAGATCGGGTAATGCCAGGGAATTTGTTATTGACTATTGTGCCTTTAGATCACGTATGGGTGGAGGTAAATGTACGAGAGACTGAGTTACGTCAAATTCGTCCTGGCCAATCTGTTCTTGTATATGTAGATACTTACGGAGATCACTATACTTACCATGGCACTGTTGAAGGTATCGTTCCAGGAACAGGGGCTGTATTTGCTTTATTACCTCCAGATAATGCAGTAGGTAACTTTATTCATATTGTTCAGAGAGTGCCTGTACGTATAGGACTCCCGAGAGAGGAGCTTTTGCAACATCCTCTTCGCCTTGGTCTTTCTACTATTACCCATATTCACGTAAGTGAAAAAGCACAGCCACTTATTAGTTCTACTGCTGATTATTCTACCCAAGAATATAAAACAAATATTTATGATAATGAGTTAATAGATGCAGAAGCAATGGCTAAAGGCATAATCGATAGTAATATCGCCGTAGAAGGTTTAGATGAAGAGGTAGATATGACTTAA
- a CDS encoding efflux transporter outer membrane subunit encodes MYTRLNVYFQFQQRLKSSAILIMVCIALISGCAWLPKGNPHTKFLVPTEIKETVLHERHVDKTFPDWPKDYWWEEFKSPELNDLIVKALADNPGLKAAHERLQAADSLVKVQGAALLPFLEAEAEYTAERLSEHGVFAALNPEVAGITFDLGIINPVGFRYELDFWGKNRSLMEAALGRSLAEMAEKAQVRLELTTSIARSWFHGLATYQQLQLVYKMIEIRKELLQLAKIRVQLGVDDFRSVVEAATELENENKREAGTKDLLEFYQYMIAKLIGRGPDAGEKLFINSTATIPQGIPLPDTIPSGLLTHRPDLAAAMFRAQSAAKMIEVAKTRFLPTIELQSFVGINALTVISAAGGAGAFPGALFNKGSLAYGGGPTFRMPWFEGGRLRAELGAQRSEYDNAVETYNDTLLEALRQIAESLSAWHQTRKILEAHHRLLVSVRGDWHLSQVRLQTGLNDRRDALRQQYAVLNQQYELRGIESDELSAMVEVIEALGGGYPYYIDDKTKELAYGHGDEDKRDNSSKEKEPEEIKATQQGIKSPEKINDKEKNDLQQAKNNKKSAKQKSNKAQDVKETTKPKRRIRMKAKKRREEMAGNDANEHIEVTAKD; translated from the coding sequence ATGTATACACGCCTTAACGTTTACTTTCAATTCCAACAACGGTTGAAGTCGTCTGCTATTTTAATCATGGTGTGTATCGCTTTAATAAGCGGATGTGCTTGGTTGCCTAAAGGTAACCCCCATACTAAATTCTTAGTACCCACAGAGATAAAAGAAACTGTTCTCCATGAACGTCATGTGGATAAAACCTTTCCTGATTGGCCAAAAGATTATTGGTGGGAAGAATTTAAAAGTCCGGAACTCAACGATCTGATTGTAAAAGCGCTTGCTGATAATCCAGGACTTAAGGCAGCACATGAGCGGCTTCAAGCAGCAGATTCTCTCGTTAAAGTTCAAGGAGCAGCATTACTTCCATTTTTAGAGGCGGAAGCTGAATATACTGCCGAGCGACTTTCAGAGCATGGTGTGTTTGCTGCATTAAATCCAGAGGTTGCAGGGATTACCTTTGATTTAGGTATAATTAACCCTGTGGGATTTCGTTATGAATTGGATTTTTGGGGTAAAAATCGTTCCTTAATGGAAGCTGCATTAGGTCGTTCTTTAGCAGAAATGGCAGAAAAAGCCCAAGTACGCTTAGAGCTAACTACTAGTATTGCTCGTTCTTGGTTCCATGGACTGGCCACTTATCAACAGCTGCAGCTGGTCTATAAAATGATAGAAATTAGGAAGGAGCTTTTACAGCTCGCTAAAATCAGGGTACAACTAGGCGTAGATGATTTTAGATCAGTGGTGGAAGCAGCCACTGAGTTAGAAAATGAAAACAAGCGAGAAGCAGGAACTAAGGATTTACTTGAGTTTTATCAATATATGATTGCTAAGTTGATAGGACGCGGTCCTGATGCAGGAGAAAAACTTTTTATCAACTCGACTGCAACTATTCCTCAGGGAATTCCGTTACCTGATACTATACCTAGTGGGCTTTTAACCCATCGTCCAGATCTAGCAGCAGCTATGTTTCGTGCACAATCTGCTGCAAAGATGATAGAAGTAGCGAAAACTCGATTCCTACCTACTATTGAATTACAAAGTTTTGTCGGGATTAACGCATTAACAGTAATAAGTGCTGCAGGTGGTGCTGGCGCCTTTCCTGGTGCACTTTTTAACAAAGGTTCACTAGCTTATGGTGGCGGACCTACTTTTCGTATGCCTTGGTTTGAAGGAGGTCGTCTCCGGGCAGAACTAGGGGCACAACGCTCAGAGTATGATAATGCAGTAGAAACGTATAATGATACTTTGCTTGAAGCACTAAGACAAATTGCAGAAAGTTTAAGTGCATGGCATCAAACCCGTAAAATCCTTGAAGCCCACCATAGATTATTAGTTTCTGTTCGTGGGGATTGGCATTTAAGCCAAGTACGACTACAAACTGGACTAAATGATAGACGGGATGCCTTAAGACAACAGTATGCAGTACTCAATCAACAATATGAACTACGAGGTATTGAGTCTGATGAACTCTCTGCCATGGTAGAAGTGATTGAAGCACTAGGTGGTGGCTACCCTTATTATATTGATGACAAAACTAAAGAGCTTGCTTATGGACATGGTGATGAAGATAAGAGAGATAATTCTTCTAAAGAAAAAGAACCTGAAGAAATTAAGGCTACTCAACAGGGAATAAAAAGCCCTGAGAAGATTAACGATAAAGAGAAAAATGATTTACAACAGGCAAAGAATAATAAAAAATCAGCTAAGCAAAAAAGTAATAAGGCACAAGATGTTAAAGAAACAACTAAACCAAAACGTCGTATAAGAATGAAAGCGAAGAAAAGAAGAGAGGAAATGGCAGGAAATGATGCTAATGAGCATATAGAAGTAACTGCAAAGGATTAG
- a CDS encoding MFS transporter yields MAKLTAIFSRRLRGWRFVLFNFALGLGNISAAFMAPTYLAIEPHTAGDLEGTFVSFVIWSQTYFFLAMTLGFPVGRVLAERYGNYRVYIVSMLILAVACYFCAISPGYLEFMYSRILLGLCAGISLLLGQELMLNEYPARSKITGVIIWGILSVMLFGMGPPIGGWLADEVNWRYLFYINGFIALIPAGLIGALLYDRGFHRVYRPFDFVGFLLFAALAYGIQALINMGNDFDWFESPFLRRVLLLTLIIFPYFIIWTSGQRHPLIDLSLFKRRTFVIGLIGVSIGFFAAQGLFSYLTLRLQTIMGYTSTLAGQEIFPLLLLTVPAAVGVALFSKYVDPRLLASLSLLGFAATCYWLGMYDQPGWYEQTFWPVFFMGIFFFSYMGPLTAIALRGLSNVQLIRAAETINMFRIAFGGLGIVSDGIIEYRRTPYHQLHLANHFGGRQYASYDVLEQFSEKLDKLGLDQVSIIARAGRLIHEEAGVLTVADAFLLGSFTLLGLATLVWFVPANKPPIIPPTPIQEELLEEKIETAEVTD; encoded by the coding sequence ATGGCCAAATTAACAGCAATTTTTTCTAGAAGACTCCGTGGTTGGCGCTTTGTTTTATTCAACTTTGCCCTAGGTCTTGGAAATATCTCAGCAGCTTTTATGGCACCTACCTATCTTGCTATAGAGCCTCATACTGCAGGCGATTTAGAAGGAACATTCGTTAGTTTTGTCATTTGGTCGCAAACTTATTTCTTCCTTGCGATGACGCTTGGTTTTCCAGTTGGTCGTGTCTTAGCAGAGCGGTATGGAAATTATCGAGTCTATATTGTCTCAATGTTAATACTTGCGGTTGCTTGTTATTTTTGTGCCATTAGCCCAGGCTATCTAGAGTTTATGTATAGCCGAATTTTACTTGGGCTTTGTGCAGGCATTAGTTTACTCTTGGGCCAAGAATTAATGCTTAATGAGTATCCTGCTCGATCCAAAATAACTGGTGTAATTATCTGGGGGATACTTAGCGTCATGCTCTTTGGCATGGGACCTCCTATAGGAGGTTGGCTAGCTGACGAGGTTAATTGGCGTTATTTGTTTTATATTAACGGATTTATTGCCCTTATTCCTGCAGGATTAATAGGTGCTTTATTATATGATCGGGGATTTCATCGAGTTTACCGCCCATTTGATTTTGTAGGATTTCTGCTCTTTGCCGCTTTGGCCTATGGAATTCAAGCATTAATCAATATGGGTAATGATTTTGATTGGTTTGAATCCCCATTTCTCCGTCGTGTGCTTCTTTTAACTCTCATTATATTCCCCTACTTTATCATCTGGACAAGCGGTCAACGCCATCCTTTAATAGATCTCAGCTTATTTAAGCGTCGTACATTTGTCATAGGGTTAATCGGTGTATCTATAGGTTTTTTTGCGGCTCAAGGATTATTTTCCTATCTTACACTTCGGCTTCAAACAATCATGGGATATACATCTACCCTTGCAGGACAGGAAATTTTCCCTCTTTTACTCCTTACGGTACCAGCAGCAGTAGGCGTAGCGTTGTTTAGTAAATATGTTGATCCACGACTACTTGCGAGTTTAAGTTTACTAGGGTTTGCAGCCACATGTTATTGGTTAGGCATGTACGATCAACCTGGATGGTATGAACAAACTTTTTGGCCTGTTTTCTTTATGGGAATTTTCTTCTTTTCCTATATGGGCCCACTAACAGCAATCGCTCTTCGAGGATTATCCAATGTTCAACTGATACGAGCGGCAGAAACCATTAATATGTTTCGAATTGCCTTTGGTGGTCTAGGCATTGTTTCCGATGGAATTATCGAGTATCGCCGTACTCCTTATCACCAGCTCCACTTAGCAAATCACTTTGGAGGAAGACAATATGCTTCCTATGATGTATTAGAACAATTTTCTGAGAAGCTTGATAAGTTAGGGTTAGACCAAGTATCTATTATTGCAAGAGCTGGCAGGTTAATCCATGAAGAGGCTGGAGTTTTAACAGTAGCAGATGCATTTTTGCTTGGATCATTCACTTTACTCGGATTGGCTACTTTAGTTTGGTTTGTTCCTGCTAATAAGCCTCCTATAATCCCGCCTACCCCTATTCAAGAAGAATTGCTTGAGGAAAAAATAGAAACTGCAGAAGTAACTGATTAA